In a single window of the Streptomyces sp. NBC_00353 genome:
- a CDS encoding FtsW/RodA/SpoVE family cell cycle protein — protein sequence MSVAPNTTTTVGTIDAPSRRNTELALVTFAVLISVFAYANVGLALNGELPAGMLGYGLGLALLGGVAHIAVRRFAPYADPLLLPLATLLNGLGLAIIWRLDQSERFQQTANFVAAASKQLLFSAAGVALLVVVLLALKDHRILQRYTYISMLVALLLLILPMFFTPVNGAKIWIKIPGVGTIQPGEFAKIIIAVFFAGYLMVKRDALALASRRFMGLYLPRGRDLGPILMVWAFSILILVFETDLGSSLLFFGMFVVMLYVATERTSWIVFGLLMSGAGAVGVATFEPHVQDRVTAWLDPFAGWGKLAASEQMAQSLMAFGSGGTLGAGLGQGNSDLIGFAANSDFILATVGEELGLAGMMAVLLVYGLVVERGVRTALAARDPFGKLLAIGLSGSFAIQVFVVAGGVMGLIPLTGMTMPFLAAGGSSVIANWALIGILIRISDTARRPAPAPAPSPDTEMTQVVRP from the coding sequence ATGAGCGTTGCCCCGAACACCACCACCACTGTCGGCACGATCGACGCGCCGAGCCGCCGCAACACCGAGCTGGCGCTGGTCACGTTCGCCGTCCTGATCTCGGTGTTCGCGTACGCCAACGTGGGCCTCGCCCTCAACGGCGAACTCCCCGCCGGCATGCTCGGCTACGGGCTCGGCCTCGCCCTGCTCGGTGGCGTCGCGCACATCGCCGTACGCAGGTTCGCGCCGTACGCGGACCCGCTGTTGCTGCCGCTGGCGACCTTGCTGAACGGTCTCGGTCTGGCCATCATCTGGCGGCTGGACCAGTCGGAACGCTTCCAGCAGACCGCCAACTTCGTCGCTGCCGCCTCCAAGCAGTTGCTGTTCTCGGCCGCGGGCGTGGCACTGCTGGTGGTCGTCCTGCTGGCCCTCAAGGACCACCGCATCCTGCAGCGCTACACCTACATCTCGATGCTGGTCGCACTGCTCCTGCTGATCCTTCCGATGTTCTTCACCCCAGTGAACGGTGCCAAGATCTGGATCAAGATCCCCGGCGTCGGCACGATCCAGCCGGGTGAGTTCGCCAAGATCATCATCGCGGTCTTCTTCGCCGGCTACCTCATGGTCAAGCGCGATGCCCTGGCTCTGGCCAGCCGCCGCTTCATGGGGCTCTACCTCCCCCGCGGCCGTGACCTCGGCCCGATCCTCATGGTCTGGGCCTTCTCGATCCTCATCCTGGTCTTCGAGACCGACCTCGGATCATCACTGCTCTTCTTCGGCATGTTCGTCGTCATGCTGTACGTCGCCACCGAACGGACCAGCTGGATCGTTTTCGGTCTGCTGATGTCGGGGGCGGGCGCCGTAGGCGTGGCCACCTTCGAACCTCACGTGCAGGACCGTGTCACCGCCTGGCTAGACCCGTTCGCAGGCTGGGGCAAGCTCGCGGCCAGCGAGCAGATGGCCCAGTCGCTGATGGCCTTCGGATCCGGCGGGACCCTCGGCGCTGGTCTCGGTCAGGGCAATTCGGACCTGATCGGTTTCGCCGCCAACTCCGACTTCATCCTCGCCACCGTCGGAGAGGAGCTCGGTCTCGCCGGAATGATGGCGGTCCTGCTCGTCTACGGCCTGGTCGTCGAGCGCGGGGTCCGGACGGCGCTCGCCGCCCGCGACCCCTTCGGCAAGCTGCTGGCGATCGGCCTGTCCGGTTCCTTCGCCATCCAGGTGTTCGTCGTCGCCGGCGGTGTCATGGGTCTCATCCCGCTGACCGGTATGACGATGCCGTTCCTCGCAGCAGGCGGTTCGTCCGTCATCGCCAACTGGGCCCTCATCGGCATCCTGATCAGAATCAGTGACACCGCCCGCCGGCCCGCGCCTGCACCCGCACCGTCCCCGGACACCGAAATGACCCAGGTGGTCCGACCGTGA
- a CDS encoding S8 family serine peptidase: MALGSALAILTVVPPSLATASATDPGTTTHMSDAAGARPDALRTVTLITGDTVTVTADGTETRQVKGPEGEGIDFEINKVGEDTYVYPDSTLPYVSAGLLDKSLFNVTRLLADGYDDAHTNHLPLLVSYTDSSAARAQALPAGVTKVRTLSSIRGAALTEKRDQAGNFWSGLTGRTGARGTERAIGDPRPSFTHGIAKVWLDGKVEAALADTTAQIGAPEIWEAGNTGKGIDVAVLDTGVDSGHPDLADRIADAASFVPDEGVFDDYTGHGTHVASTIAGTGAASDGKEKGVAPGATLHIGKVLGTTCDVLGCGAHGRESWILAGMEWAARDQHAKIINMSLGGAPSSGDDPMSQAVNRLSAETGALFVIAAGNSGAPYTVGSPGAADAALTVGAVDTSDQLADFSSQGPRAGDYGLKPELTAPGVDVLAARSHLSEGDGHYRTMSGTSMAAPHVAGAAALLAAAHPDWTGQQLKDALISSAKATPHYTPYEAGAGRLDVAAAVRDTVFATGSAYSGYHLWPHQPGEKGDKAVTYTNIADAPVTLNLVINAPDAPQNLFTLSATQVTVPAHGTSEVTLTADLDHAPLDSHFSGVINAFGADGKVVAHTLIGVGKEAERYNLSVTAKDRAGKPLSGQLTVAGSNIFHQYELDESGTVAVRMPVGTYAVWLKADVQGTHGPRSLGKAMLSAPEIILDRDRQVMLDASAARQVKAIVPKETTDSEVRMDIYRAFDSDHFTSGTLDPSTPGYDSMWVLPTGKKVTKGDFAFGVRWRKEEPALTVVSGNRSFDDLRVQRGEVPLPDGRMTLDTIFAGQGAAADYAGLQAQGKIVVVRRNDTVTLGEQAAAAAQAGARLLLVVNDGVGRLQPWPTAVQSFASPPPVTVATLTQDEGEELIARIRHGRTPLALGSSRITDYLYDLVRHYEGAVPADPTYRPEKDDLARVDVSFRNHRPDRASDYRSDIWQGIAIGASFLHEAPAQGDRTDWVSADSDVQWVERAQIPGEVQESSATLRYKAGSTSSLHWFGPIQRPRLDNQTGVQRRTDDEIYANVPGWGDSGGGHVGTTLGNPGVNNLVTLYQGDTTLGQYYSDWIAVAGLDPKRLPYRLVSENSRGFWANPYSTSTRTEWGFTSAAGEPGTTAVLPLIQLDYKVDTDTSGKARRNAELVVTPSHLPGGPSSKAIGALTLDISYDDGATWQKASLTHRGDGWETTLHAPARTAYATLRTSAHDRQGNSVTQSITRAFGLK, from the coding sequence ATGGCTCTCGGGTCTGCCCTCGCGATCCTGACGGTCGTCCCGCCGTCATTGGCCACCGCGTCGGCCACCGATCCCGGGACGACGACACACATGTCGGATGCCGCTGGAGCCCGTCCCGACGCGCTACGCACCGTCACTCTGATCACCGGGGACACCGTCACCGTCACCGCCGACGGTACCGAGACCAGACAGGTCAAGGGACCAGAAGGTGAAGGCATCGACTTCGAGATCAACAAGGTCGGAGAAGACACCTATGTCTATCCCGACTCCACCCTGCCGTACGTCTCCGCCGGGCTCCTCGACAAGAGTCTGTTCAATGTCACGCGGCTTCTCGCCGACGGCTACGACGACGCGCACACCAATCATCTCCCTCTGCTCGTCAGCTATACCGACAGCAGCGCCGCCCGCGCCCAGGCACTCCCCGCCGGAGTCACAAAAGTCCGCACCCTCAGCAGCATCCGGGGCGCCGCGCTGACCGAAAAGCGCGACCAAGCGGGCAACTTCTGGTCCGGGCTCACCGGCAGGACCGGTGCGCGAGGCACCGAACGCGCCATCGGCGACCCCCGGCCTTCCTTCACTCATGGCATCGCCAAGGTCTGGCTGGACGGGAAGGTCGAGGCCGCGCTGGCCGACACCACCGCGCAGATCGGCGCCCCGGAGATATGGGAAGCAGGCAACACGGGTAAGGGCATCGACGTCGCGGTGCTGGACACCGGCGTGGACTCCGGTCACCCGGACCTGGCGGACCGCATCGCCGACGCGGCCAGTTTCGTGCCCGACGAGGGCGTTTTCGACGACTACACAGGCCATGGCACGCACGTCGCCTCCACCATCGCCGGCACCGGCGCCGCCTCCGACGGCAAGGAGAAGGGCGTCGCCCCCGGCGCCACCCTCCACATCGGCAAGGTGCTCGGCACAACGTGCGATGTTCTCGGCTGCGGCGCCCACGGCAGGGAGTCGTGGATCCTGGCGGGCATGGAGTGGGCCGCCCGCGACCAGCACGCCAAGATCATCAATATGAGTCTCGGCGGCGCCCCCTCCAGCGGCGACGACCCGATGAGCCAAGCCGTCAACAGGCTCAGCGCGGAGACCGGCGCGCTCTTCGTGATCGCGGCAGGCAACAGCGGTGCCCCATACACCGTCGGCTCGCCGGGCGCCGCGGACGCCGCGCTCACCGTCGGCGCCGTGGACACCTCGGACCAGCTCGCCGACTTCTCCAGCCAGGGTCCGCGCGCAGGCGACTACGGGCTCAAGCCGGAACTCACCGCGCCGGGAGTCGATGTCCTCGCGGCACGTTCGCACCTCTCCGAGGGTGATGGCCACTACCGGACAATGAGCGGCACCTCGATGGCCGCCCCGCACGTCGCGGGAGCCGCCGCACTGCTCGCCGCAGCGCACCCGGACTGGACCGGCCAGCAACTCAAGGACGCCCTGATCAGCTCCGCCAAGGCCACCCCTCACTACACCCCTTATGAGGCTGGCGCCGGCCGCCTGGACGTCGCGGCCGCTGTGCGGGACACGGTGTTCGCGACCGGCAGCGCCTACTCCGGCTACCACCTCTGGCCGCACCAGCCCGGCGAGAAGGGCGACAAGGCGGTGACCTACACCAACATCGCCGACGCCCCGGTCACACTCAATCTGGTCATCAACGCCCCTGATGCACCCCAGAATCTGTTCACCCTGTCCGCCACGCAGGTCACCGTGCCCGCGCACGGCACCAGCGAGGTCACGCTCACGGCCGACCTGGACCATGCCCCCCTGGACAGCCACTTCAGCGGCGTGATCAATGCCTTCGGCGCCGACGGGAAGGTTGTCGCCCACACCCTCATCGGGGTCGGCAAGGAGGCCGAGCGCTACAACCTCTCGGTCACCGCCAAGGACCGCGCCGGCAAGCCGCTCTCCGGGCAGCTCACCGTGGCGGGAAGCAATATTTTCCACCAGTACGAGCTCGATGAGTCAGGCACGGTTGCCGTGCGGATGCCGGTCGGCACGTACGCCGTGTGGCTCAAGGCCGACGTGCAGGGCACGCACGGTCCGCGCTCCCTGGGCAAAGCCATGCTGAGCGCTCCTGAGATCATCTTGGACCGGGATCGCCAGGTGATGCTGGATGCCTCGGCGGCCCGTCAGGTCAAGGCCATCGTCCCGAAGGAGACAACCGACTCCGAGGTTCGCATGGACATCTACCGAGCCTTCGATTCCGACCACTTCACATCGGGCACCCTTGACCCCTCCACGCCCGGGTACGACAGCATGTGGGTGCTGCCTACCGGCAAGAAGGTCACCAAGGGGGACTTCGCCTTCGGCGTGCGCTGGCGCAAGGAGGAGCCCGCACTGACGGTGGTCTCCGGCAACCGGAGCTTCGACGACCTCAGGGTCCAGCGGGGCGAGGTGCCGCTTCCCGATGGACGGATGACCCTCGACACGATCTTTGCCGGGCAGGGCGCCGCGGCTGACTACGCCGGGCTCCAAGCTCAGGGCAAGATCGTCGTGGTTCGCCGCAACGACACGGTGACGCTGGGGGAACAGGCGGCCGCTGCCGCCCAGGCAGGTGCCCGGCTGCTGCTGGTCGTCAACGACGGAGTGGGCCGACTGCAACCCTGGCCCACCGCCGTGCAGTCCTTCGCCTCCCCGCCGCCAGTCACAGTGGCCACCCTCACCCAGGACGAGGGCGAGGAGCTGATCGCCCGGATCCGTCACGGTAGGACCCCGCTGGCCTTGGGCTCCAGCCGCATCACGGACTACCTCTACGACCTTGTCCGTCACTACGAAGGCGCGGTGCCCGCCGACCCGACCTACCGGCCGGAGAAGGACGACCTGGCCCGCGTTGACGTCTCCTTCCGCAATCACCGGCCAGACCGGGCGTCCGACTACCGCTCGGACATCTGGCAGGGAATCGCGATAGGCGCATCTTTCCTTCACGAGGCTCCCGCCCAGGGTGATCGCACGGACTGGGTCTCTGCCGACTCGGACGTCCAGTGGGTGGAGCGGGCCCAGATCCCCGGTGAGGTCCAGGAGTCCTCCGCGACGCTCCGCTACAAGGCCGGCAGCACCAGCAGCCTCCATTGGTTCGGCCCGATCCAGCGCCCGCGCCTCGACAATCAGACAGGGGTGCAGCGGCGGACCGACGATGAGATCTACGCCAATGTCCCGGGCTGGGGCGACTCCGGTGGCGGTCACGTGGGCACCACTCTTGGCAACCCGGGAGTCAACAATCTGGTGACGCTGTACCAGGGAGACACAACCCTGGGCCAGTACTACTCCGACTGGATCGCGGTCGCGGGACTCGACCCGAAGCGTCTTCCCTACCGGCTGGTCTCGGAGAACTCCCGGGGCTTTTGGGCGAACCCGTACTCCACCAGCACGCGAACCGAGTGGGGTTTCACTTCGGCGGCCGGTGAGCCCGGCACGACGGCGGTCTTGCCGTTGATCCAGCTCGACTACAAGGTCGACACCGACACCTCGGGCAAGGCACGCCGGAACGCCGAACTCGTGGTCACC
- a CDS encoding SpoIIE family protein phosphatase encodes MRQLESATTLPVGFDGEMPRVREHTLQQGDRVLCYTDGIIQEHVNNGEQFGEERLIRCVNRLGQEPSHGLRADLRRLSHTLKWERRGRTSDDATLFMIEWHGGAADPLAVLD; translated from the coding sequence GTGCGGCAGCTGGAGAGCGCGACGACGCTGCCCGTCGGCTTCGACGGTGAGATGCCCCGGGTCAGAGAGCACACGCTTCAGCAAGGCGACCGGGTGCTGTGCTACACCGACGGCATCATCCAGGAACACGTCAACAACGGGGAGCAGTTCGGCGAGGAACGCCTCATCCGCTGCGTGAACCGCCTGGGGCAGGAGCCGTCGCACGGGCTGCGGGCGGATCTGCGCCGGCTCTCCCACACACTGAAGTGGGAACGGCGCGGGCGCACCAGCGACGACGCCACCCTCTTCATGATCGAGTGGCACGGAGGCGCCGCCGACCCCCTCGCGGTCCTTGACTGA
- a CDS encoding ATP-binding protein, whose translation MDTMSVNVATAHSMASTAGARERARDFLEGLVHPLATEAADTVVLVVSELVTNALRPGGGTCALDLTAHPDSTEVAVHDRSPQAPRMRTPDLNGGTGGFGWPMVNRLARDTAVTRQAAGGKTVSALLAR comes from the coding sequence ATGGACACGATGAGCGTCAACGTCGCAACCGCGCACTCCATGGCATCCACCGCCGGCGCACGCGAGCGCGCCCGGGATTTCCTCGAAGGTCTCGTACATCCGCTCGCAACCGAGGCTGCTGACACCGTGGTCCTGGTCGTCTCTGAACTCGTCACCAACGCCCTGCGCCCCGGCGGTGGCACCTGCGCCCTGGACCTGACCGCGCACCCGGACAGCACCGAGGTGGCCGTGCACGACCGCAGCCCGCAAGCACCGCGCATGCGCACCCCCGACCTGAACGGCGGCACCGGAGGCTTCGGCTGGCCCATGGTCAACCGCCTCGCCCGCGACACCGCCGTGACCCGCCAGGCAGCCGGCGGCAAGACCGTAAGCGCCCTCCTCGCCCGATAG
- a CDS encoding tetratricopeptide repeat protein — MSGEPAVLFEMAHILHQAGNRKGAEQALLQAGEAGHPQALIKLFLLCKKAGDHTRAEGIVKQALDAATAWGGTGKDVFQMWPYGLDPDGTPTPPW, encoded by the coding sequence ATGAGCGGTGAGCCGGCCGTCTTGTTTGAAATGGCCCACATCCTGCACCAGGCCGGTAATCGGAAGGGCGCTGAACAAGCTCTTCTCCAGGCCGGCGAGGCAGGGCACCCCCAGGCACTCATCAAGCTCTTCCTCCTCTGCAAGAAGGCTGGGGACCATACACGCGCCGAAGGCATCGTCAAGCAGGCGCTTGATGCAGCGACGGCGTGGGGCGGTACCGGGAAGGACGTCTTCCAGATGTGGCCCTACGGGCTGGATCCCGACGGCACCCCCACCCCACCCTGGTGA
- a CDS encoding PP2C family protein-serine/threonine phosphatase: protein MIDGLSLTSARVPWLLAGLSLVAGIVLNLVAPWPYLGLPLLAAAPLVAGAMLSFRAATSVACVTCAVTVGMDIYHGREAVALYVDLAVVGVIGALALAVNRLIARQGQNLAMARNVAEAVQRAVLPDPPTGVGPLAVAAGYTAAQAEARIGGDLFAVQDTPYGVRMIIGDVRGKGVQAVAAVSVAIGAFRKEAEYTPTLDELAQRLDDALASEADRTAEEMPGEDFTTALLAEVSPDGEVLTLLNRGHPAPYLVHRGELVRLDATVRQLPLGMDLGAVAADGDSAPVDSVPLPPGASLLLITDGITEARDQCGTFYDPARSRLRGRQYADPGSLVDALTEDVNRWTGGGHQDDMAILAVTRRQPDPPMPDHAPPHSRPGGHAVQEQRLM, encoded by the coding sequence ATGATAGATGGGTTGTCTCTCACGTCGGCGAGGGTTCCATGGCTGCTCGCGGGGCTTTCCCTGGTAGCCGGAATAGTCCTGAACCTCGTTGCGCCCTGGCCGTATCTGGGCCTCCCTCTGCTGGCAGCCGCACCTCTGGTCGCCGGCGCCATGCTGTCTTTCCGCGCTGCCACCTCGGTCGCCTGCGTGACGTGTGCAGTGACGGTGGGCATGGACATCTATCACGGACGCGAGGCTGTGGCACTGTACGTCGATCTGGCCGTGGTGGGCGTGATCGGAGCGCTGGCCCTGGCGGTCAATCGGCTCATTGCGCGACAGGGGCAAAATCTTGCCATGGCCAGGAATGTCGCGGAGGCCGTGCAGCGGGCCGTGCTGCCGGATCCGCCGACGGGCGTCGGCCCGCTCGCCGTGGCCGCGGGCTATACGGCGGCCCAGGCGGAGGCGCGGATCGGGGGCGACCTGTTTGCGGTCCAGGACACCCCGTACGGAGTACGCATGATCATAGGCGACGTGCGGGGCAAGGGGGTCCAGGCCGTTGCGGCAGTGTCGGTCGCAATCGGAGCATTTCGCAAGGAGGCCGAGTACACGCCGACCCTGGACGAGCTGGCGCAGCGCCTCGATGATGCTCTGGCCAGCGAGGCCGACCGGACGGCCGAGGAAATGCCGGGCGAGGACTTCACCACCGCTCTGCTGGCCGAGGTCTCCCCCGACGGCGAGGTGCTGACCCTGCTCAACCGTGGGCACCCGGCGCCGTACCTGGTCCACAGGGGGGAGCTGGTACGACTCGACGCCACGGTCCGGCAGCTGCCCTTGGGGATGGACCTTGGCGCAGTGGCCGCAGATGGTGATAGCGCCCCGGTCGACTCGGTGCCTCTGCCCCCCGGCGCTTCGCTGCTGCTGATCACCGACGGCATCACCGAGGCCCGGGACCAGTGCGGCACGTTCTACGACCCGGCCCGATCGCGACTGAGGGGCAGGCAGTACGCGGACCCGGGATCTCTTGTCGATGCGCTGACCGAGGACGTCAACCGGTGGACAGGGGGTGGCCATCAGGACGACATGGCCATCCTGGCCGTGACCCGGCGGCAGCCGGATCCCCCGATGCCTGATCACGCACCTCCGCACTCCCGGCCGGGGGGCCACGCGGTTCAAGAGCAACGGCTGATGTAG
- a CDS encoding IS256 family transposase: protein MPVSENGLSSELLEELAALAAEKVRLGGLRLMGEGGLLPELAQHLMQAALEAEMDVHLAAEAGRAGGRGSRSGGNMRNGYRAKKVMTEVGTVTVQVPRDRLGTFTPRLLPKYARRTGALDEMVLSLTAKGLTSGEIVAHLSEVYGMTTTKETVSTITDKALESMAEWRTRPLDAVYPVVFIDAIHVRIRDGHVANRPVYVAIAVTADGYREILGLWAGDGGEGAKYWQTVLTEIKNRGVRDVLMLVCDGLSALPDAVNTVWPQTVVQTCIVHLIRGSLRYASRRDWADVARDLKPVYTAVNEEQARQRLADFDGTWGKKYPSITGIWERSWSEFVPFLGLPDAIRQVVYTTNAIESLNARYRRAAQACGHFPNETAALKRLYLATLALDPTGRGRQRWNNRWKSALNEFDLLFDGRLTAGRV, encoded by the coding sequence ATGCCGGTATCCGAGAATGGTCTGTCCAGCGAGCTGCTGGAGGAGCTGGCCGCGCTGGCGGCCGAGAAGGTGCGCCTAGGAGGGCTGCGGTTGATGGGCGAGGGCGGGCTGCTGCCCGAGCTGGCCCAGCATCTGATGCAGGCCGCCCTGGAGGCCGAGATGGATGTGCATCTCGCGGCGGAGGCCGGGCGGGCCGGCGGCCGCGGTTCACGCTCGGGCGGCAACATGCGTAACGGCTACCGGGCCAAGAAAGTCATGACGGAGGTCGGCACGGTGACCGTGCAGGTCCCCCGGGACCGCCTGGGCACCTTCACCCCACGGTTGTTGCCCAAGTACGCCCGCCGGACGGGTGCGCTGGACGAGATGGTCCTGTCGCTGACCGCGAAGGGCCTGACCTCCGGCGAGATCGTCGCCCATCTCTCCGAGGTGTACGGGATGACGACCACAAAAGAGACCGTCTCCACCATCACCGACAAAGCTCTGGAGTCGATGGCGGAATGGCGCACCCGCCCGCTCGACGCGGTCTATCCGGTGGTCTTCATCGACGCGATCCACGTCCGTATCCGCGACGGGCACGTCGCGAACCGACCCGTCTATGTGGCCATCGCGGTCACCGCCGACGGCTACCGGGAGATCCTGGGACTGTGGGCCGGCGACGGCGGCGAGGGCGCCAAGTACTGGCAGACCGTCCTGACCGAGATCAAGAACAGGGGCGTCCGCGATGTGTTGATGCTGGTCTGCGACGGCCTCTCCGCCCTGCCCGACGCGGTGAACACCGTCTGGCCGCAGACCGTGGTGCAAACCTGCATCGTCCACCTCATCCGCGGCAGCCTGCGCTACGCGTCCCGCCGCGACTGGGCCGACGTCGCCCGCGACCTCAAGCCCGTCTACACGGCCGTCAACGAGGAGCAGGCCCGGCAGCGACTGGCCGACTTCGACGGCACATGGGGCAAGAAGTACCCGTCGATCACCGGGATCTGGGAACGGTCCTGGAGCGAATTCGTTCCCTTCCTCGGCCTCCCGGACGCCATCCGCCAGGTCGTCTACACCACCAACGCCATCGAGTCGCTGAACGCCCGATACCGACGCGCGGCCCAAGCTTGCGGACACTTCCCCAACGAGACCGCCGCCCTCAAGCGCCTCTACCTGGCCACCCTCGCCCTCGACCCCACCGGACGCGGCCGCCAGCGCTGGAACAACCGCTGGAAGAGCGCGCTGAACGAGTTCGACCTCCTCTTCGACGGCCGCCTCACCGCCGGACGGGTGTAG
- a CDS encoding MerR family transcriptional regulator, with protein sequence MTADDSFGRLDDDDYPAYTMGRAAEMLGTTQSFLRAIGEARLITPLRSAGGHRRYSRYQLRIAARARELVDQGTPIEAACRIVILEDQLEEAQRINAEYRRTAESANPTTAA encoded by the coding sequence ATGACAGCAGACGACTCGTTCGGCCGTCTCGACGACGACGACTACCCCGCCTACACCATGGGCCGGGCCGCCGAAATGCTCGGCACCACCCAGAGCTTCCTCCGGGCCATCGGAGAAGCCCGGTTGATCACCCCGCTCCGCTCCGCGGGCGGCCACCGCCGCTACTCCCGCTACCAGCTGCGCATCGCCGCCCGCGCCCGGGAACTCGTCGACCAGGGCACCCCCATCGAGGCTGCCTGCCGCATCGTCATCCTCGAAGACCAGCTCGAAGAAGCCCAGCGCATCAACGCCGAATACCGCCGCACCGCCGAATCAGCGAACCCCACAACCGCGGCCTGA